CGCGATGGGGACGACGCCGACGACGCCGGTTCCCGGTTCGACCAGCGGTCCGCCCGCGCTTCGACCGTAGCCGTGGCTTCCAGTCGGCGTGGAGACGGTGACGCCGTCCGCGCGGAAACAGGAGACGCGTTCGCCGCGCGAGCGGACGGCGTACTCGGAGATGCGTGCTGGTTCGGTCGTCACGAGCGTCACGTCCGCGAGCGCGCGGCCTGCGAACTCGCCGCCGACCGAGACCGAGAGCGTCGCTCGTGGTTCGGTTTCGAACCCGCTGGTGAGCAGCGATTCGACCGCTCGCTCGGCTTCGGTTTCGGCGACCCCTCCGTATCCGGGCCCCGCCGCGATCGGAAGCACCGGCGCGTCGAGACCTTCACGGACCAGTTCGAGGAGTGGAGACTCCCCGACCGCGAGGACGGCTTCTGGCCCGGCGGCGACTACGTCGGCGGCTGAGCCGTGTAGCGGGTCGCGTCCGGCGGCTTCGACGGCACTGCGGACGCACTCCGTGAGCGACCCCTCACCGACGACGCCGACGGTGGATTCGTCGTGCGCGCTACTCATTGCTCCTCTCTTCTGTCGCTATCATTGAAAAGGATACGGAAGCCGTGACCGCGGAGAGTAAGCTCAGACTGTGGGTTACAGACGATATTTCCAACGCAATCAGAGCTTACAATTCTACTGTTCGGCAGTTGTAACGGAGAGGAATCCAAAATTTCCGGGGGTCGCCTAGAAGTCGTAGGGCCAGTCCCCGGTGATTTTCATGCCCTTGGCTTGGTCCTCATCCTCCAGTGCCTCGGCGATCTCCTCGGGGTCCTTGTGCGCCACCTCGAACTCCTCGTCAGCAACCTGTACGGTCAGCTCTGTCAGCAAGATAGCCTGCTCGCGCAGGTCCCGCACTTCCAGTTTGTCGAGCGTGTCCGCGTAGGTGTGGCCCCAGCCACGGCCCTCGTCGCCGGTTTCGCTCATGACGTGGTAGCCCGGCACGCCCCACTGGACGTACGGCCAGTGGTCGCTGTGGGGACCTTGCTCGGGAATCGTCTTGACTGGATGCTCGAAGTCGTCTGCAACGTCTCGGGCGGCTTGCTTCAGCGCGTCGAAACCGTGCGTGAAGAACGTCAGCGTGCGCCCGCGGACGACGCCGTCGTTGTTGACGATGGCTTTGATGCCGTCGAACTCCGCGTTCTCCGCGTCGTACTCCGAGCCGACTAACCCCACTTCCTCCGCGCCGTAGCAGATGAAGTGGACCTGAGTGTCCAACTCGTCTTCCCGTTCTGCGAGTGCGCGGGCCATCTCGACCACCATCGCCGTGCCCGCACCGTTGTCCATCGCACCCTCCGCTATGTCGTGGGCGTCCACGTGACTCGTGACGAGTACTGCCTCGTCGGTGTCAGGCCCGAGTTCGGCGTGGACGTTCTGGCTCGTCGCGTCGTGAACGTCCGCTTCGACAGCTACCTCGACCTCCTCACCGTCGAACCGGCGTGCGATTCGTGCGCCGACCTCCTTGCTGACGCCGACCGCCGGAACGTCGCCGATTGGTGCCCCGGCAGTACCGACGCTTCCGGTCGGCGGGAGACAGCCCTCGACGTGGTTCTTGAAGACGAACGCGGCCGCGCCGCCTTCGACGGCGTAGTAGTACTTCTCGCGGCGGTGGATGAACCGGTCGTAGTGGCTGGGGACGTTCGTCGCCACCATCACGACCTTCCCCTCGACGTCGGCTTCTTCGAAGTCTTCCGGCAGGCCGTAGCCCAAGTCTACGAGTTCGCCAGTCGCGTCCTCGTCTGGACTGCGCGGGAGCGCGATGCAATCCTGTGTAGTGTCTCCCGCGCGAATCTCGCTACTTCCGCGTGCCCACCCTTGAATGTCGAACTCCTCCAATCGTGCGTTCCGTGCGCCGACTGCTTCGAGTGCGTCGCGGGTCAGTTCCGCCGACGCTCGTTCGCCCTCACTGCCCGCCATTCGATTGCCGACGTTCACGAGGTCAATTAAATGATTCCACCCGGCGTCACTCGTGAACGTTTGTCCAATCCACTGTGTCATATGTTCACATACACGCGGAACGCGCGTAAGTTTTTCGAATCGAAACCTCCGACGATTCTTCAATTTTTGCCACTAACTGTGGGAGATACGTTCCCGATTCATAATTAGGTTTTTAAGCAGACTGTTCTTCTTTCGGGATTTTCGAGCCCCAGCGACTCTTTATTACGGAGGATACCGTTTGACTAACAGACAGTCGGTGATTGACGACATGGCAATTCAGGCACCCGATATGACGCGAGTCGTCGCCCCGGACGGCACCGTCGAGGAAGAGGACCTCGACATCTCCGCCGAAACGGTCGAAGAGATGTACCGTCTACAGGTTCTGGCCCGCACATTCGACGAGAAAGCAGTAAAACTCCACCGGCAGGGTCGTATCGGCACGTACGCACCCCTCCAAGGCCAAGAGGCCGCACAGGTGGGCGCGGCCGCCGCGCTCGCGGAGGCAGACTACTGTCTCCCGACCTATCGCGACCACGCGATGTATCTCGCTCGCGGACTCCCGCTCGAAGAAGTGCTGGTCTACCTGCTGGGCGAAGGCAACTACGTAGACCAGCAAGACCCCGAAACGCTGAGAACCTTCCCGCCAGCGATACCCATCGCCACGCAGGTACCCCACGCAGTCGGCATCAGCATGGCGGCAGACTACAAGGGAGACGACTGTGCGGCGCTGGTCAGTTTCGGCGACGGTGCGACCAGCGAAGGGGACTTCCACGAAGGCATGAACTTCGCGGGCGTCTTCGACGCACCGACGGTGTTCTTCTGCCAGAACAACCAGTGGGCTATCTCGGTCCCCCGCGAGCGCCAGACTGCCGCGGCGACCATCGCACAGAAGGCCCACGCCTACGGCTTCGAGGGCATCCGCGTCGATGGCAACGACGTGCTGGCGGTCTACCGAGCGGTCAAGGAATCACTCGAACGCGCGAAGGCCGGAGAGGGACCGCGACTCATCGAAGCGGTCACCTACCGACAGGGCGCGCACACGACCACCGACGACCCCTCGGTCTACCGTGACGACGAGGAGGTAGACGAGTGGGCGAAACGAGACCCCGTGGACCGGACCCGCGACTACCTCGAACTCGCCCACGGTTGGTCGGAGGAAGCGGACGACGAAGTTCACGAGTGGGCCGAACAGCGCGTCGCGGAGGCAGTCGTCACCGCCGAGGAGCGTACCGGACTCGACGTAGACGACATCTTCGACCACGTCTACGCCAAGACGACCTCGCGACTCGACGCCCAGCGCGGGCGCGTCGTAGACGAACCGGAAGTCGAGCGCTGAGTCGCTTACCCTTCTATCGGACTTGCCCGAGCAAGCCTGCTCTATTTCCCCGTGGAGCGCTAACTCTGGTCGAAGGCCAATGACAGTCAACGCAAACGCGAACTCGCTGAAGAACCTTAGTACCGTCTCGACGGTAATCGACGCCGCACTGGCGTTCGCCCGTGGCCGGACGAAGAGCGGGATGCTGCTCCTCGGCGCGGCCGCGCTCTCTTCGAAGATTCCCGGCATCGGAACGGCCACGTCGCTACTGGTGCGACTCGTTCGCTGGCTTCGCTGAGGAAACTTCTTCTTTAAAAAAGGAACGCTGTTCGCCGCTCAGAACGTGATTTCCGCGCCTGCGTACAGCACGACGACGAGGAAGATCCAAACGGCGTCAACGAAGTGCCAGTACATCGAGACCGTCTCGACGGACACGTCGCGGTCCGAGGAGTACTGTCCGTAGAGACCGCGCACGAAGATGATGCCGACCAGCACCGCGCCCATCGAAACGTGGAGTCCGTGTAGGCCGGTCAGGCCGAAGAACGCCGAGGCGTAGATGCCTTCGGTGAGCGTGAAGCCGTCGTTGACGATGAACTCGTAGTATTCGAGCACCTGTCCGCCGATGAAGATGATGCCGAGCAGGAGCGTCGCGCCCGTGCCGATGAGGAAGTTCTTGCGGTTCCCTTTCTTCAGTTCGACGTGGCCCCAGTGGAGCGTGATGCTCGAAAGCACCAGCAGTGCGGTGTTGATGAGGACCAGCGAACCGAGTAGGTGAGGCAGTCCGAGTGTTTCGGGCGACCACTCGCCGACGCGGATGAACGCGTAGTAGACGAAGCCCGCACTGAACGTCGCTACTTCTGACCCGAGGAACAGTACCATGCCCCATCTGAGTGCCTTACTGCCGTGGCCGTCGGAACTCCAGAACGCCTTGACGAACGCGTGGTAGACCCACCCGTACAGGCCGATTAGGAACAGGCCCACAGAGCCGATGAACACCGCGGGACCGGCCGCAGGGGTGACGATGGGTGATTCGCCGCGCGCGAGCAGGAACAACGCCGCTCCGACGTAGACGCCCGCCGCACCGATGGCGGTGATGAAGGGCCACCAACTCGCCTCGCCGAACCCGCGAGGCCAGTCCTCGACGGCCGGGAGGTGATGGCCGTGCTCTTCCGATGAATCGTCCGCTACTGTCATACGGTGAGAGTAGCGAGCGGAGTAGTAAAAAGCCACCTGAACGCGTCCGGAACTGACTGCCGACTGGCGGTCGGTCCGAACGGGAGTCTCTCGACTACGAGACGAGGAATCGAGCGGAAAAGAAGGTTATCAGTGTGCGAGACCGGAACTCGAGAGACTCGAACTGTTCGAGCTAGAGTTGTTGTTCGAACTTCCGCCGCTGGAACTGCTCTGCTGCTGAAGCCAGTTCTGGTAGCCCTGCTGGGACTTGACCTCCACTTCGCCGAGCATCTTCGAGTGGCCGACGCCGCAGTACTCAGCACAGTACAGTTGGTAAGTTCCCGTGCTGGTTATCTTCGTCTTGATGACGTGGCTCTGGCCGGGAACGGCGTCCTGTTTGAGCCCTAACTCGGGGACGTGGAACGCGTGGAGCCAGTCGGTCGAAGTGATGTTGAGATAGACGTTCTGGCCCTTCGGCAACACGAGCGTCCCAGTCGTGCTGACGTTCTGTTCGGGGTAGTCGA
The sequence above is a segment of the Halorussus halophilus genome. Coding sequences within it:
- the pdhA gene encoding pyruvate dehydrogenase (acetyl-transferring) E1 component subunit alpha; protein product: MAIQAPDMTRVVAPDGTVEEEDLDISAETVEEMYRLQVLARTFDEKAVKLHRQGRIGTYAPLQGQEAAQVGAAAALAEADYCLPTYRDHAMYLARGLPLEEVLVYLLGEGNYVDQQDPETLRTFPPAIPIATQVPHAVGISMAADYKGDDCAALVSFGDGATSEGDFHEGMNFAGVFDAPTVFFCQNNQWAISVPRERQTAAATIAQKAHAYGFEGIRVDGNDVLAVYRAVKESLERAKAGEGPRLIEAVTYRQGAHTTTDDPSVYRDDEEVDEWAKRDPVDRTRDYLELAHGWSEEADDEVHEWAEQRVAEAVVTAEERTGLDVDDIFDHVYAKTTSRLDAQRGRVVDEPEVER
- a CDS encoding NAD(+)/NADH kinase, whose amino-acid sequence is MSSAHDESTVGVVGEGSLTECVRSAVEAAGRDPLHGSAADVVAAGPEAVLAVGESPLLELVREGLDAPVLPIAAGPGYGGVAETEAERAVESLLTSGFETEPRATLSVSVGGEFAGRALADVTLVTTEPARISEYAVRSRGERVSCFRADGVTVSTPTGSHGYGRSAGGPLVEPGTGVVGVVPIAPFAVNVDHWVLDAQQPVTLSVERDEGEVSLLLDDRSVRQVPLNAPVELVHGEPLDVIRVPESGDFFDR
- a CDS encoding cytochrome c oxidase subunit 3: MTVADDSSEEHGHHLPAVEDWPRGFGEASWWPFITAIGAAGVYVGAALFLLARGESPIVTPAAGPAVFIGSVGLFLIGLYGWVYHAFVKAFWSSDGHGSKALRWGMVLFLGSEVATFSAGFVYYAFIRVGEWSPETLGLPHLLGSLVLINTALLVLSSITLHWGHVELKKGNRKNFLIGTGATLLLGIIFIGGQVLEYYEFIVNDGFTLTEGIYASAFFGLTGLHGLHVSMGAVLVGIIFVRGLYGQYSSDRDVSVETVSMYWHFVDAVWIFLVVVLYAGAEITF
- a CDS encoding M28 family peptidase; translation: MTQWIGQTFTSDAGWNHLIDLVNVGNRMAGSEGERASAELTRDALEAVGARNARLEEFDIQGWARGSSEIRAGDTTQDCIALPRSPDEDATGELVDLGYGLPEDFEEADVEGKVVMVATNVPSHYDRFIHRREKYYYAVEGGAAAFVFKNHVEGCLPPTGSVGTAGAPIGDVPAVGVSKEVGARIARRFDGEEVEVAVEADVHDATSQNVHAELGPDTDEAVLVTSHVDAHDIAEGAMDNGAGTAMVVEMARALAEREDELDTQVHFICYGAEEVGLVGSEYDAENAEFDGIKAIVNNDGVVRGRTLTFFTHGFDALKQAARDVADDFEHPVKTIPEQGPHSDHWPYVQWGVPGYHVMSETGDEGRGWGHTYADTLDKLEVRDLREQAILLTELTVQVADEEFEVAHKDPEEIAEALEDEDQAKGMKITGDWPYDF